The Procambarus clarkii isolate CNS0578487 chromosome 24, FALCON_Pclarkii_2.0, whole genome shotgun sequence genome includes a region encoding these proteins:
- the LOC123750721 gene encoding serine-aspartate repeat-containing protein F-like produces the protein MAQGYYNTDDTDTLQDQRTRVEAGDTDDTDTLQDQRTRVEAGDTDDTDTLQDQRTRVEAGDTDDTDTLQDQRTRVEAGDTDDTDTLQDQRTRVEAGDTDDTDTLQDQRTRVEAGDTDDTDTLQDQRTRVEAGDTDDTDTLQDQRTRVEAGDTDDTDTLQDQRTRVEAGDTDDTDTLQDQRTRVEAGDTDDTDKLQDQRTRVEAGDTDDTDTLQDQRTRVEAGDTDDTDTLQDQRTRVEAGDTDDTDTLQDQRTRVEAGDTDDTDKLQDQRTRVEAGDTDDTDTLQDQRTRVEAGDTDDTDTLQDQRTRVEAGDTDDTDTLQDQRTRVEAGDTDDTDTLQDQRTRVEAGDTDDTDTLQDQRTRVEAGDTDDTDTLQDQRTRVEAGDIDDTDTLQDQRTRVEAGDTDDTDTLQDQRTRVEAGDTDDTDKLQDQRTRVEAGDTDDTDKLQDQRTRVEAGDTDDTDKLQDQRTRVEAGDTDDTDKLQDQRTRVEAGDTDDTDTLQDQRTRVEAGDTDDTDTLQDQRTRVEAGDTDDTDKLQDQRTRVEAGDIDDTDKLQDQRTRVEAGDIDDTDTLQDQRTRVEAGDTDDTDKRQDQRTRVEAGDTDDTDKLQDQRTRVEAGDTDDTDRRVINKHFTVRVTSK, from the coding sequence ACACAGATGACACAGACACGcttcaggaccagaggacacgggtggaagctggagacacagacgacACAGACACGcttcaggaccagaggacacgggtggaagctggagacacagacgacACAGACACGcttcaggaccagaggacacgggtggaagctggagacacagatgacacAGACACGcttcaggaccagaggacacgggtggaagctggagacacagacgacACAGACACGcttcaggaccagaggacacgggtggaagctggagacacagatgacacAGACACGcttcaggaccagaggacacgggtggaagctggagacacagacgacACAGACACGcttcaggaccagaggacacgggtggaagctggagacacagatgacacAGACACGcttcaggaccagaggacacgggtggaagctggagacacagatgacacAGACACGcttcaggaccagaggacacgggtggaagctggagacacagatgacacAGACACGcttcaggaccagaggacacgggtggaagctggagacacagatgacacAGACAAGcttcaggaccagaggacacgggtggaagctggagacacagatgacacAGACACGcttcaggaccagaggacacgggtggaagctggagacacagacgacACAGACACGcttcaggaccagaggacacgggtggaagctggagacacagacgacACAGACACGcttcaggaccagaggacacgggtggaagctggagacacagatgacacAGACAAGcttcaggaccagaggacacgggtggaagctggagacacagatgacacAGACACGcttcaggaccagaggacacgggtggaagctggagacacagacgacACAGACACGcttcaggaccagaggacacgggtggaagctggagacacagacgacACAGACACGcttcaggaccagaggacacgggtggaagctggagacacagacgacACAGACACGcttcaggaccagaggacacgggtggaagctggagacacagacgacACAGACACGcttcaggaccagaggacacgggtggaagctggagacacagacgacACAGACACGcttcaggaccagaggacacgggtggaagctggagacatagATGACACAGACACGcttcaggaccagaggacacgggtggaagctggagacacagatgacacAGACACGcttcaggaccagaggacacgggtggaagctggagacacagacgacACAGACAAGcttcaggaccagaggacacgggtggaagctggagacacagatgacacAGACAAGcttcaggaccagaggacacgggtggaagctggagacacagacgacACAGACAAGcttcaggaccagaggacacgggtggaagctggagacacagatgacacAGACAAGcttcaggaccagaggacacgggtggaagctggagacacagatgacacAGACACGcttcaggaccagaggacacgggtggaagctggagacacagatgacacAGACACGcttcaggaccagaggacacgggtggaagctggagacacagacgacACAGACAAGcttcaggaccagaggacacgggtggaagctggagacatagATGACACAGACAAGcttcaggaccagaggacacgggtggaagctggagacatagATGACACAGACACGcttcaggaccagaggacacgggtggaagctggagacacagacgacACAGACAAGcgtcaggaccagaggacacgggtggaagctggagacacagatgacacAGACAAGcttcaggaccagaggacacgggtggaagctggagacacagatgacacGGACAGACGTGTCATCAATAAACACTTCACCGTTAGAGTCACAAGTAAATAA